In Pyrus communis chromosome 11, drPyrComm1.1, whole genome shotgun sequence, the sequence TTCCCAGAATTTGAGCGACATCCCACTACGAAATGCAGAGGGCATACTAGAAATTGCAGATAAAGGCGAGTATATTCCGCGGCCTCGAGTACATGCCATGTCTGGGCTACGACTAAGTAAATGCCAGCCAATatctatatgtatgtatgtatttacaccaattattatatatatatgctatatatatatatatatatatacatatagggTTTCTCACTTTACTACCCTGAAGTAtcatgatttttaaaatttcatgcatcaagtttttttttttcatcccagtgTCAATACCTAAGGTGATATTTGTAAGACACTTTCATATCCTAAGGTGATATTTGTAAGACACTTTCATACTTCTGTTAGGTTTTCCATTAGAACCTCTGTTAACGCATGACGTGGCGCCCACGTGGGTTATATTGACATGTGACGCACATTCATTGTCTACGTGGACGCCAAGTCACGCGTTAACTTAGGTTCTGACGAAAAACCTAATAAAAGTTTGAAAGTGTACCACAATCCTCACTTTAGGTATGACACTGAGATggaaaaaacttgatgtatgaaAGTTTGAAAACCATGATACTTTAGGGTAGTAAAATGAGAATtacctatatatataggaaagtGCTATTCACACAATTATTTTTTACCTCAAATGcacatttgttaatttttttgtcattgatcttcttcaatccaTTCGATCTAATCGCCGAAAATTGAGGGAGGTGTAGAAATAAAAATGGATGTGTTGATAGCACTACCCTATATATATAGGATCAacaccacatcgaactttaacgacccgaaccatctatttttcaagttccacctcatagatcatccttgcaaaatattagccaaattggaaATATTTAAGATATCTAAtcgagttcaaagaaattaatgaatactttgttatataagaaacaatgaaattttatcttgataattaaatagtcaaatggtttcggattgaattgaatttttgtaaagatgatctatgaatcgagacttacaaaatagacggtttgaatcgttgaaattcaATGTGGAGTGAGTTTCACACttaatctccattttttttcaaatggagATCCATTTGCATAAAAAACCtgtataatacacacacacacactgcaGAAAATTTGATTCGGTTAAGAGTAGTTAGGTTACCAAATTGTTTGGCAAAAAGACAAAAGACAAGAAGTTGAGAGCTGTCAGGGCCTTTATCAGCCTCTAGATCTTCGCTAGTGAGAGAGTAGAGGTACCGAACAATATCCCATCGGTCATACATAGCAGCGATGAGAATCGGAATCATTTGGCGGCCCTCTTCGGCAATACCAAGTAGTTTCTTGCTCTTCGTAACCATGCATTTTACCATCTTGAGGTTGTCTCTAGCAGCATAAGCAAGAGCCGTCCAACCATAATCATCTTTAATCTCCAACTGTTCCTCCGTCATCAACTGCACCAGCTCTTCCACTATTTGCTCGTGCCCGAATATTACTGCGTTGTGAAGAGCTGTCCCCAGTGAATCCTTTATTGTTAATGCATTGGGTAGGGAAGGAAACTCATCGGTGCCAGACCATACACCCATCCTTACAGCAGTGAAGAAATCTCGATACTCCCGCCGGATCTCATCTGTAAGGGTACGTATGTAATTAATGTTGACATTTTATACATTATATTAACtactttcttcttcaattctcgTAGAGTAACTTAAAATAACTTACTTCTTAAGTAAATAACATGTTATGACTTTAATCTAATATCTATTTATACTCAACAATCTCTTCACACCCAACTTTTAACTCGATACGCAATACACCCAACAATCTCTAATATTTGGATT encodes:
- the LOC137709289 gene encoding uncharacterized protein, with amino-acid sequence MAAASSTIIVPQILDGEHDYKDWSVHVKTYLLSKDLWDVVETNSKPKFKAWRKNNAEALHAIQLSCGPRTFTSIRDKTTAKAAWDTLEAQFNPEKRNLLSMAEYNREEISDEIRREYRDFFTAVRMGVWSGTDEFPSLPNALTIKDSLGTALHNAVIFGHEQIVEELVQLMTEEQLEIKDDYGWTALAYAARDNLKMVKCMVTKSKKLLGIAEEGRQMIPILIAAMYDRWDIVRYLYSLTSEDLEADKGPDSSQLLVFCLFAKQFGNLTTLNRIKFSAVCVCVLYRFFMQMDLHLKKNGD